In Petrotoga miotherma DSM 10691, a single genomic region encodes these proteins:
- the truA gene encoding tRNA pseudouridine(38-40) synthase TruA, which yields MKWVAAKVMYDGTNFYGYQSQPTFRTVQDEFERALKIIFKKEIPSYACGRTDTGVHAMGQVISFKVENENMTEKNIKDALNAILPEDVYVKEVKEVKEGFNPRAEAKKRIYHYFIYTNEDPNIFLRNRVWWVPLTLNLEKMRQASRYFEGEHDFTSFKTGNDERNPIRTIYRVRIIELRKDIILIRVEGKSFLRRMVRNIVGALVKVGTDVWEVEKIEEILEAKKRALAPASAPPQGLYFYSALF from the coding sequence GTGAAATGGGTCGCAGCAAAGGTAATGTATGATGGTACAAACTTTTATGGTTATCAGAGTCAGCCGACATTTCGTACCGTTCAAGATGAGTTTGAAAGAGCACTAAAAATTATTTTTAAAAAAGAAATTCCATCTTATGCGTGTGGAAGAACAGATACAGGAGTACATGCGATGGGTCAAGTTATTTCATTTAAGGTAGAGAACGAAAATATGACCGAAAAAAATATAAAAGATGCTTTGAATGCTATTTTACCAGAAGATGTATATGTAAAGGAAGTCAAAGAAGTAAAAGAAGGGTTTAATCCAAGGGCTGAGGCAAAAAAAAGAATATATCACTATTTTATTTATACAAATGAAGATCCAAATATATTTTTAAGAAACAGAGTGTGGTGGGTTCCCCTCACATTAAATTTAGAAAAGATGAGGCAAGCATCAAGATATTTTGAAGGTGAGCATGACTTCACCAGCTTTAAAACGGGAAACGATGAAAGGAATCCTATAAGAACTATTTACAGGGTAAGAATAATAGAGTTAAGAAAAGATATAATTTTGATAAGAGTTGAAGGAAAGTCTTTTTTAAGAAGAATGGTTAGAAATATTGTTGGTGCATTGGTAAAGGTGGGTACAGATGTATGGGAAGTGGAAAAAATAGAGGAAATTCTGGAAGCAAAAAAAAGAGCATTGGCTCCTGCATCAGCTCCCCCTCAAGGGTTATATTTTTATTCAGCTTTATTCTAA
- a CDS encoding ATP-binding cassette domain-containing protein translates to MDKNKIIEIKDLSVYINNLKLLKNINLEISKNEILLIYGPRNAGKSLLARSMVALNEELFKGIQTTGQVLFLGEDVNSIEKRYLRSTIAYSEPTFVDNINFLTLSEVFNLALRIKPSDISQEQYMLLEKLNIAHIFSNHSSLKSYENFENWTIGDKISFIIFLSLARNPQVFIFDSILDHLDDFMHKDIKDFLFDIKEDRSLIISTRNLSLFSDIAEKIVFLDKGEIIYKGSIEGFLLNFPL, encoded by the coding sequence ATTGAAGAATATTAATTTAGAAATATCGAAAAATGAAATCCTTTTGATTTATGGACCTAGGAATGCAGGTAAATCTTTGTTAGCAAGGTCTATGGTAGCATTAAATGAGGAACTTTTTAAAGGTATCCAAACCACTGGACAGGTTTTATTTTTAGGTGAGGATGTTAATAGCATTGAAAAAAGATATTTGCGATCCACAATTGCTTATTCTGAACCTACTTTTGTCGATAATATCAATTTCTTAACTTTAAGCGAAGTCTTCAACCTCGCTTTAAGAATAAAACCTTCCGACATTTCTCAAGAACAATATATGCTTCTTGAAAAGCTCAATATTGCACATATTTTTTCTAATCATTCTTCATTAAAAAGTTATGAGAATTTTGAAAATTGGACTATTGGAGATAAGATTTCTTTTATAATTTTTCTAAGTTTAGCTAGAAACCCCCAAGTATTTATATTTGATTCTATTCTAGACCATTTGGACGATTTCATGCATAAAGATATTAAGGATTTTCTTTTCGATATAAAAGAAGATCGATCATTGATTATTTCAACAAGAAATCTCTCCTTGTTTTCTGACATCGCTGAAAAGATTGTTTTTTTGGATAAGGGTGAGATTATTTACAAAGGAAGTATTGAGGGTTTTTTACTGAACTTCCCTCTTTAG